In Dioscorea cayenensis subsp. rotundata cultivar TDr96_F1 chromosome 13, TDr96_F1_v2_PseudoChromosome.rev07_lg8_w22 25.fasta, whole genome shotgun sequence, the sequence CAAAGAATTATACACATTTCCAAGTGATTATTTGCTAAATCTAATAACACCGGTCCATTTCTCTCCAATTCAAGTACATCACACTTGCAAGATAGTGTGTGTAAGCTCCGGCGATAACAAGAACATGGAAGAGCTGATGGCTATGTCCCACAAGATCAAACTTCCCTGGCATCCACCTCTCCGGAACCCTCGTTGCATAAACAACAACCCCAAGCCCATAGAAACCACCCATCGCAAGCTCATACACTGCCGTCATCACTGCCACCGGTTCCTCGCTGAAAACCAACAGCTTGTGTATGATAGGCACAATTCCTGATACACCCATGCAAAAGAAGAGCAATGCACGTACAGACCTAAACTCTGGCGTCTGAAACACCGGCACAAGCGAAGCCAAAATACTCGCAACACCAAAGATGGTAATGAAACCAATGTAGAGGTTTCGAACAAAGGGGTCACACATGAAGGTATAGTAAACTAGAGGGTAGAAAGAGGTGACAATTAAGGTTGAGATTCCAGTGTAATCTAGTCTGAGCATGGTGTATGCACAGTGCTCTGAGTGGCATGATAGAAGGTGGCACACACTGCTTGttaacaagcaaaacatggCTCCAAACAAGTATGCATAGAATGGCCAACGTGTAATCATACTCTCAAGCACATCATCATCTTTCATAATACTCTGCATTGATATAAAGAGAATCTTATTAAGTGCATATTATAATTAGCATTAATTTTGtaacaaattcatcaaaattaaagagagaatataaatatataccaGGAGATTAATGATGTTGGTTTGGTTGGCTGGAACTAGAGCTCTGATTACTGTGGCAGAAGTAGTATTCAAGATCATGACTTTATCTGATGAGCTCTGACTGAAGGTTAATGGAGCAAAGGCATGCATTGTGCATAAGGTGAGAgtgaggaagatgatgaatcCTATCAAATGCCTGAAAAACAAGACAGGTTCATGTTAGacagagaaatatat encodes:
- the LOC120274823 gene encoding heptahelical transmembrane protein 4-like isoform X1 gives rise to the protein MGKTCSFQCKEAAKCELVGFESLPTFLKDNEFILNYYRSEWPWKQTILSIFSIHNETLNIWTHLIGFIIFLTLTLCTMHAFAPLTFSQSSSDKVMILNTTSATVIRALVPANQTNIINLLSIMKDDDVLESMITRWPFYAYLFGAMFCLLTSSVCHLLSCHSEHCAYTMLRLDYTGISTLIVTSFYPLVYYTFMCDPFVRNLYIGFITIFGVASILASLVPVFQTPEFRSVRALLFFCMGVSGIVPIIHKLLVFSEEPVAVMTAVYELAMGGFYGLGVVVYATRVPERWMPGKFDLVGHSHQLFHVLVIAGAYTHYLASVMYLNWREMDRCY
- the LOC120274823 gene encoding heptahelical transmembrane protein 4-like isoform X2 encodes the protein MKDDDVLESMITRWPFYAYLFGAMFCLLTSSVCHLLSCHSEHCAYTMLRLDYTGISTLIVTSFYPLVYYTFMCDPFVRNLYIGFITIFGVASILASLVPVFQTPEFRSVRALLFFCMGVSGIVPIIHKLLVFSEEPVAVMTAVYELAMGGFYGLGVVVYATRVPERWMPGKFDLVGHSHQLFHVLVIAGAYTHYLASVMYLNWREMDRCY